CCTTAAAATTTTTAATTTAATGAGTATAGAGGATGTTATGATTAGAGGGGACGATATTAGTGGTCTCGTACTTAATTGGAGTTCCGTGGAAATGGGCGGGCTACATGTAGACCCACTAAGTATTAGGTCCAAAGCAGTGATTGATGCCACAGGTCACCCCTGTGAAGTTGTTAAAGTGGTTCAAAACAAAATTGGTCCCAAATTAAACACCCCAACCGGAAAAATTATGGGTGAAAAATCAATGTGGGCCGAAGTAGGAGAGCCAGCCATTATGGAAAACACTCGCGAAGTTTATCCAAATCTTTATGTGGCTGGAATGGCAGCTAATGCAGTATATGGAGCTCCAAGAATGGGACCTGTCTTTGGTGGAATGCTCCTATCTGGAGAAAAAATCGCCAATATGTTAATTGAAAAACTGAAATAAAACCAATCACTCATGGGATATTTAGAAATATTTAAAAAATTTGCAGAACCAAAATATGGATCTTTAAATCATGAAAACCCTTAATAAAACCGTGTTCATAACTGGAACTCCTGGTGTTGGGAAAAGTACTCTGGCAAATTTAATTGAAAAAAATCTTTCATGGCATCTGATAAAAATTAATCAGCTGGCCGAGGAAAGAAACCTATTTTCAGGAACTGATAAAGAAAAAGGATATAAAATTATTGATTTGGATGTTCTTTGCCCAGAAATTACAAAAACCATATCTGAAATATCACAAGATGAATCTGCAAAAATCGTGGTAGATGGCCACCTATCACATTTCTGTCATGGGGCCGACTTGGTCATTGTGCTGAGATTAGACCCTTCTATTTTAAAAGAACGCCTAAAAAAAAGAAATTATTCGGATTCTAAGATCCTTGAAAACTTAGAAGCCGAAGCCTTAGGTGTTTGTTCCTTAGAAGCACATGAAATACATGGAAACATCGTTCATGAAATAGATGTAGGAAACTTGTCTCCAGCAGATATTCTAAATATCATTACTGAAGTTATTAATGGGGAAAAATCATTCCCACTCGGAGAAATCGATTTTTTAAATTGGATAGTGGATAATTAATTATTATGATCACATCCCCAAAATTTTAAATAGTATTCACACTCACATTTATTAATTAGTTTAATTATATCAAATAAGACTGAATAAAATTTTTTAAATAATAAAAAAAAATTAGGATATCTGGTTTTTTTAAATGAGTTATAAAATAAATTTATAACATTTATTTACATTAAAATTACAAATATATATTGTAATAGAAAACCTTTTTAAATAGAGAAATACAAAGCATTTTATAATATTCTTCTTGTGCCTTAAAGTCAGTGATTAATTCATCATTTTTTTGATGTTATTTAATTGATTCTGATTAATTAGAAGATTTTGGATGTCGTATTCTCCATTTATCACAGTTTAAAATAAGATAAATAACCTGATAAAAGAGGTTCAACCTTGAGAAGAGGACGAAGACCAAAATGGATGATTAATATTGGTAAAGAAAGAATAGACATCCTCTTTAAGATGGCAGATAATGAATTCTCCCGACATCCTGAAAGATCTCATCGCTATGTCAAACTGGCACGGAATATATCAACTAAATACAATATCCAGATGCCCATTAAATGGAAGCGCAGATTCTGCAAGAATTGTTATAAATTCTTAAAACCCGGTCAGAATTGTAAAGTGAGATTATCTAAAGGAAAAGTGCACTTCAAATGCCTAGAATGTGGGCAAATGATGAGAGTGCCTTATGAGAAGGAGAAAAAAGAAAAAAGGAGAATTAAAATTGAGTCTTACCTTATCAAGAAAGGAGCTAATGAATAGAGCCCTATCTGCACTTACCATTAATATTGGAAAAGCAGGAATAAATGATAATGTTATAGAAGAAATAAAAAGGCAGCTTAAGTCCCAGGAACTGGTAAAACTGAAGTTCGCTAAAAATATTTCATCTGAAAAAGAAATTTATATTACCCAGATTGTAGAGAAAACAAACTCTAAACTCATAGATATGAGAGGAAATGTTGCGGTAATATTCAAGAAAAAACGTTAGTTAGGAGGCCAAGTATGAGTACAGTTTATGATGTGCCTGCAGATTTACTTATAAATCAAGTTGCAAAAGAATTAACCAAAGAAGATAAAATAAATTCGCCAGAATGGGCGAATTATGTTAAAACAGGTGTTCATAAAGAACGCCGGCCAGAAAATGTTGATTGGTGGTACGTTCGATGTGCTGCCCTTCTAAGAAGAGTTTACATCGATGGCCCTGTAGGCGTAAACAGCCTAAGAACCCATTACGGTGGTAAAAAAGACCGAGGTTCCAGTCCTGAAAAATTCAAAAGAGGAAGTGGAGCTATCATAAGAGGAGCTTTACACCAATTAGAAGCTACCGGCCTAATTGAAAAGATTGAAGGCGGTAGAGTGGTTACTCCTAAGGGAAGATCTTTCTTAGACAACACTTCTGTTGGTGTCAAGGCAGAAATTCCGGAATTAGCTAAATACTAGTTAATTTCATATTTATATATTTAATAATTATATTCCCATAACGGCTCGGAGGCCTTTAATTGAGCGACATAGAAGAAATTCGTCGTAAAAGAATGCAACAGTTACAACAGCAAGCACAGCAACAAGCTGTGGATGCTGAGTCTCAGGAACAAGTGCGTCAGCAAATGGAAATGCAGAAAAAGCAGGCTATGATGCAGATACTAACTCCTGAAGCTCGGAGTAGATTAGCCAATATACGAATGACTAAACCCGAGTTTGTGGATCAAATTGAGCTTCAATTAATCCAGTTAGCTCAGATGGGTAGAGTTCAGTCCAAAATTACTGACGAACAGCTGAAAGAATTGCTTCAAAAGGTTGCTGGGCAAAAAAGAGAGATCAATATTGATTGGAGATAATTTATATAATTCACTCTGAAAAAATATTAACCTACCAAAAAAACTTGAATATTTTCCCTGAGATTATGAAAGCAGGAGTACTATATAGTGGAGGAAAAGACAGTTCTTTAATGGCCTTAATTCTACAAAGAATGGGTCTGAATGTGGAACTGGTGACCGTAAACTTCGGAATTTATGACTCATGGATACCTGCTTCAAAATCTGCTTCTGCTTTGGGTTTCAAGCACAGAATATTAAATATTGATAAAACTGTTCTTGAAACTGCTGTTGATAAAATAGTAGAAGATAATTTTCCAAATAATGGCATTGATTATATTCATCATGCGGTACTGGAGAAAATATCTCAGTGCGATTATTCTTTAGTTGCGGATGGTACTCGTCGTGATGATAGAATACCTAAGCTAAAAGAAAATCAGATCCGGAGTTTTGAAGATAGAAACCAGGTAGAATATGTCAATCTCCAAAGTTTCGGATATAAAACAATTGCGCGGTTTTCTTCTAAACTTTTTGAAGTAAGTAAAGAAGAAAGTAACAGGAAAAACAATTCCGATTATGAAGTAGAAGTTCGTTGCTTGATTGATGAGTTATATGGTGAAGGAAAATCCAGATCAATATTTCCCAAGCATTTCCAGACCAGAGTAATTGGCTGGAAGTTGAACTCGATTCATTCAGATAATATAATTTAAAATAATATAATTACAATATTAATCTTAAATTTCATTAAATTGACCAATTAAACCGTTTTAATGATAAATTTAATTAGTAACTAAAAATTAATGATTGAAAAATGGTTTTTAACTAAGTTATTGGTGGAGAAAAAAATGAGCAGAAATAAACCATTAGCTAAAAAATTAAGACTTGCTAAAGCAAACAAACAAAACAGAAGGGTGCCTTTATGGGCTACAATGAAGACTAATCGTAAAGTACGTAGTCATCCTAAAATGAGACACTGGAGAAGAAGCAATTTAAAAGTTTAGGAGGCCTTCTTATGGAAAGAATTTACGTTATACCCCTCAGAAAAGTTAAAGATGCACCAAGGACTATCAGGGCTCCCAAAGCTGTGAGAGTTGTTAGAGCATTCTTACAAAAACATATGAAAGCAGAAGAAATAAAAATAGACGCTTCTATCAATGAAAAAATCTGGGAAAGAGGAATTCAAAAAATTCCCCCAAAAATAAAAGTAAAAGCTGTCAAAGAAGAAGATGGCAGCGTAGCCGTGACTTTAGCTGAATAATCAGTTAAATCACAATTTAATTGGTGAATCATGATACGGAGAATCAACCTCAGCGGAAATCCCAATCTGGGAGTTTACATTTCTATTACTGATAGTGTGGCCCTGGTTCCCCTGAACCTTCCTGATGTTATGGAAGAAGCTATAAAAGAAGCCCTAGAAATAGAAATTTTAAGAACCCCTATTAGTGGCAGCAGCCTAGCTGGTGCCTTGGCCGTAGGTAATTCTAATGGTTTTTTGGTTTCCAAACACACTATGGATAAAGAAATAGAAACTATGCGAAATGCAGGACTTACAGTTGAAAAAGTACCTGACAGGCATACTGCAGTAGGTAATATCATTTTAGCCAATGATAACGGCGCATTAGTTAGCCCTGACCTCTCAGATAAATCTATAGAAATTATCAGCAGAGTATTAGGGGTTGATGCCCAAAGAGCTACCCTGGCCGGATTTAATATTCTAGGTTCAGTGGCTACAGCCACCAATAAAGGAGCTTTGCTACATCCACAAACTAGTAAATCTGAATTAAAACTTGTTGAAGATGTTTTAAAAGTTTCTGCAGATGTAGGAACTGTTAACAGAGGAGTAGGTTTAGTGGGAGCATGTTCCACAGCTAATTCTAATGGAGTTCTGGTGGGAGAAATAACTACCGGGCCCGAAATGGCAAGAATAGAGGAAGCATTAGGTTTTCTCGAGGGATACTTATGAAAACAAAGATATTTAGAATTCAAGGTAAATTTGTAATGGGTGAAAACTTAAAACCCTTCACAAAAGAGTTAAAAGCTTTAAAAGAAGAAGACATCTACGAAAGACTTTATTCCGAATTCGGAAGCAAACATCACATCGGTAGATATCAAGTAAAAATCGAAAAAATTGAGGAAATCTCTGCAGAAGATGTACAAGACCCAGTGGTTAAAGCCCTTTTAAGGTGATCCCATGGAAGACCAGCAGAGATTAGAGGAATTAGTAAACCAAATAAACCTGTATCAAAACCAGGCGGACCTAATTCAACAACAAATGGAAGCATTAAGAGCGTCCCTTGGCGAATTAGAAATCCTGGAAAATACATTAGAAACCATTAAAAATGGAAAAGATCTGGAAACTTTAGTACCGGTGGGTGCAGGTTCTTTCCTCGCTGCAGATATCAAAAACACCGAAGAAGTAATTATGAGCGTCGGTGCTGGTGTGGCTATAAGTAAAAAAATGGATGATGCCCAGGAAACTGTTTCCACCCAGAAAGAAGAGCTGCAAAAAACCATGGAAAAAATGGCTCAAAATTTACAACAATTAACTGATATAATTGTTAAACTATCTCCTCAAGCTGAGGAGCTCCTCCAAAAAGTTAGGGGAAGTGGGCAATAATTGTTTGATTCTCTAAAAAAGAAATTCAATGGAACCATAGGTAAGCTTACTGAACAAGTTTCTCAGGAAGCTGAAGAGGAAGCTAAAAAGGCTGAAATTGAAACTTCAGTCAAAAATAAAGCGGAATCTTCACCTGAAAAAGTTGATGATGTAAAATCATCACCCGTATCTACTAAACCAGATGAATCATTAGTAGAACTAAGTGAAACCGCAGAAAGCATTCCAGAAGATATTAAAGATGATGAAATTTCTGAAGCTAAAGATTCTGATTCTAAAAAATCCTTTTTTTCTAGATTAAAAAGAAAATCTTCGGAATATAAACCTGAAGAAGATTCTGAAGATCCAAAAACACCTAAAGTAGAAGGTGAAGAAAAAAAGTCTGTTTCTGAGAAAGAAGAAAAAGAATCTGATGAATCTGAGAATGAACCCAAATCAGGTATTTTTTCTTTTATTCGGGAAAAAACTATTTCCGAGAAGGATCTGGATGAACTTTTATGGGAACTTGAAATGTCTCTTTTAGAGAGTGATGTGGCCTTAGAAGTGGCCGAAAAAATTATTAGTTCTGTTAAAGAGGATCTGGTGGGTAGAAAAATAAAAAGAAGCAGCGATGTTTCTGAATACACTCTCCAGGCCCTTAAAAAGGCGGTTTCTAGCATTTTAGATGTGGAAAGTAAGAGCATAGATACTTTACTTGCTGAAAAAAAAGCCAAAAACGAACCTTTAATAATTATGTTTGTAGGCATAAATGGTACTGGAAAAACCACTACTATTGCCAAAATTTCTACTTATTTTATAAATAAAGGATATACTCCAGTTATTGCAGCATCTGATACCTTCAGAGCAGGAGCTATTGAACAAATAACCCATCATGCTGAAGCCATTGGTGTTAAAATCATCAAGCACAAGAAAGGGGCAGATCCTGCTGCCGTGGCCTTTGATGCAGTTTCCCATGCCAAAGCACAAGGTAAAGAAATAGTTTTGGTAGATACTGCTGGGCGAATGCAGACCAATATCAATCTCATGGATGAAATGGCCAAAATCAAGAGAGTTATAAGTCCAGACATGATTGTATTTGTAGGTGATTCCCTTACTGGAAATGATGCCGTTGAACAGGCCATGAAATTCAATGAATCTGTTGGTTTAGATGGAATTATCCTCACCAAGGCCGATGCAGATGCTAAAGGCGGTGCGGCCCTATCTATTGGTTATGTGATAAGTAAACCAATATTATTTTTAGGTATGGGCCAAGGATACGAAGATTTAATGGAATTTAAACCAGAATGGATGATTGAACAGATATTTTAGGAATTATTCATTAAATATTCTTCATTTTAATTTCAAAAAAATAAAATTAATAAAAAATATTTTATTTAAGCATTATTTTTGAATTTTAAAATTTAATTAATAAATTAATATTTTAATTTAAAATAAATCAAAATAAGCATATTATTTTTAACTATTTTACTCCACCGTAGACCCCATAATTATAATACTTCCATAGCACATCTACCTGCTTAAAGCCAACTTCATCTAACCATTTGATATGGTCGCTCATTTTAGAAGGATTATCTTCTGCCCTATGTGTGGGCATCCACTTATTTTCAATATCTTCATGAGAATGGTTTTTGGCCATGAATTCTTTCCATTTTTGAATATAAATATCCTGTAAATAGTCTGAAGAGCCTAAAACAACGTCCGCATTGTAAAACACCCCACCATCTGAGAGCGAATTAAAAATTTTCTCATACAACTTTTTCTTATCTGAGTCTGTTTCTAGATGATGCATGGCCAAAGATGAAACAACAGCATCATAAACTCCATTTAAAGAAATATCCTGAAAATCAGCCAATTTATAAGTGATATTCGAGTAATTTGAGAGCTTATTTTGAGCTATGTCAATCATGTTCTTAGATATATCCACACAAGTTATATGGGCTGCTGGAAATCTGTTTTTTATTTTTTTGGAAATATTACCCGTGCCACATCCTAAATCAATAATATTTAACTCTTCTTTCTCATTAAAAGGCAGTCCATCCACCAGTACATCAGTCATTTGATTATAGTAAGGAATTAAAGTTAAAATTAAGTTGTCATAATATTTAGCTTCACTATCAAAATGTTCCTGAACGTTTTTCATCTTTAATCTCCTATCATGAAATAAATAAAGTCAGTTTTTCTATCCTATTTAAGGTTTATCCAAAAAGACTTTAATAAAATTTTACAAATACTAATGCAATGCATGAGACTTCACTAGACATCGTTATCGTAGAAGATGAAGCTATTACAGCGCTGGATATTAAAAGAAAGCTAGAGCACTGGGGACATATTGTGCCAAAAGTCGCCCATAGTGGTGCTGATGCAATTCAACTAGTGAATGAAACAAATCCGGACCTTATTTTGATGGATATAGTTTTAAAAGGAGAAATTGACGGTATTGAAACCGTAACCGAAATTAAAAAGAATCATGACATTCCCATTATTTATTTAACTGCTCATTCTGAAGAAAAAATCATGGCCCTGGCCAAATATACTGAGCCTTATGGATATCTTATAAAACCTATTGATGAGAAAGAACTTTTTTTCGCTGTTGAGTCTGCTTTTTATAAACATAGTGTAGATAAAAAACTGAAAAAAGTCAATCGTGCACTACGAATGA
The DNA window shown above is from Methanobacteriaceae archaeon and carries:
- a CDS encoding 50S ribosomal protein L39e — protein: MSRNKPLAKKLRLAKANKQNRRVPLWATMKTNRKVRSHPKMRHWRRSNLKV
- a CDS encoding class I SAM-dependent methyltransferase, translating into MKNVQEHFDSEAKYYDNLILTLIPYYNQMTDVLVDGLPFNEKEELNIIDLGCGTGNISKKIKNRFPAAHITCVDISKNMIDIAQNKLSNYSNITYKLADFQDISLNGVYDAVVSSLAMHHLETDSDKKKLYEKIFNSLSDGGVFYNADVVLGSSDYLQDIYIQKWKEFMAKNHSHEDIENKWMPTHRAEDNPSKMSDHIKWLDEVGFKQVDVLWKYYNYGVYGGVK
- a CDS encoding DNA-binding protein, coding for MQQLQQQAQQQAVDAESQEQVRQQMEMQKKQAMMQILTPEARSRLANIRMTKPEFVDQIELQLIQLAQMGRVQSKITDEQLKELLQKVAGQKREINIDWR
- a CDS encoding 30S ribosomal protein S19e, producing MSTVYDVPADLLINQVAKELTKEDKINSPEWANYVKTGVHKERRPENVDWWYVRCAALLRRVYIDGPVGVNSLRTHYGGKKDRGSSPEKFKRGSGAIIRGALHQLEATGLIEKIEGGRVVTPKGRSFLDNTSVGVKAEIPELAKY
- a CDS encoding adenylate kinase family protein; translated protein: MKTLNKTVFITGTPGVGKSTLANLIEKNLSWHLIKINQLAEERNLFSGTDKEKGYKIIDLDVLCPEITKTISEISQDESAKIVVDGHLSHFCHGADLVIVLRLDPSILKERLKKRNYSDSKILENLEAEALGVCSLEAHEIHGNIVHEIDVGNLSPADILNIITEVINGEKSFPLGEIDFLNWIVDN
- a CDS encoding translation initiation factor IF-6 — translated: MIRRINLSGNPNLGVYISITDSVALVPLNLPDVMEEAIKEALEIEILRTPISGSSLAGALAVGNSNGFLVSKHTMDKEIETMRNAGLTVEKVPDRHTAVGNIILANDNGALVSPDLSDKSIEIISRVLGVDAQRATLAGFNILGSVATATNKGALLHPQTSKSELKLVEDVLKVSADVGTVNRGVGLVGACSTANSNGVLVGEITTGPEMARIEEALGFLEGYL
- the pfdA gene encoding prefoldin subunit alpha, which translates into the protein MEDQQRLEELVNQINLYQNQADLIQQQMEALRASLGELEILENTLETIKNGKDLETLVPVGAGSFLAADIKNTEEVIMSVGAGVAISKKMDDAQETVSTQKEELQKTMEKMAQNLQQLTDIIVKLSPQAEELLQKVRGSGQ
- a CDS encoding YhbY family RNA-binding protein, which translates into the protein MNRALSALTINIGKAGINDNVIEEIKRQLKSQELVKLKFAKNISSEKEIYITQIVEKTNSKLIDMRGNVAVIFKKKR
- a CDS encoding 50S ribosomal protein L31e — translated: MERIYVIPLRKVKDAPRTIRAPKAVRVVRAFLQKHMKAEEIKIDASINEKIWERGIQKIPPKIKVKAVKEEDGSVAVTLAE
- a CDS encoding asparagine synthase-related protein yields the protein MKAGVLYSGGKDSSLMALILQRMGLNVELVTVNFGIYDSWIPASKSASALGFKHRILNIDKTVLETAVDKIVEDNFPNNGIDYIHHAVLEKISQCDYSLVADGTRRDDRIPKLKENQIRSFEDRNQVEYVNLQSFGYKTIARFSSKLFEVSKEESNRKNNSDYEVEVRCLIDELYGEGKSRSIFPKHFQTRVIGWKLNSIHSDNII
- the ftsY gene encoding signal recognition particle-docking protein FtsY, which encodes MFDSLKKKFNGTIGKLTEQVSQEAEEEAKKAEIETSVKNKAESSPEKVDDVKSSPVSTKPDESLVELSETAESIPEDIKDDEISEAKDSDSKKSFFSRLKRKSSEYKPEEDSEDPKTPKVEGEEKKSVSEKEEKESDESENEPKSGIFSFIREKTISEKDLDELLWELEMSLLESDVALEVAEKIISSVKEDLVGRKIKRSSDVSEYTLQALKKAVSSILDVESKSIDTLLAEKKAKNEPLIIMFVGINGTGKTTTIAKISTYFINKGYTPVIAASDTFRAGAIEQITHHAEAIGVKIIKHKKGADPAAVAFDAVSHAKAQGKEIVLVDTAGRMQTNINLMDEMAKIKRVISPDMIVFVGDSLTGNDAVEQAMKFNESVGLDGIILTKADADAKGGAALSIGYVISKPILFLGMGQGYEDLMEFKPEWMIEQIF
- a CDS encoding ribonuclease P protein component 4, producing the protein MRRGRRPKWMINIGKERIDILFKMADNEFSRHPERSHRYVKLARNISTKYNIQMPIKWKRRFCKNCYKFLKPGQNCKVRLSKGKVHFKCLECGQMMRVPYEKEKKEKRRIKIESYLIKKGANE
- the rpl18a gene encoding 50S ribosomal protein L18Ae, whose amino-acid sequence is MKTKIFRIQGKFVMGENLKPFTKELKALKEEDIYERLYSEFGSKHHIGRYQVKIEKIEEISAEDVQDPVVKALLR
- a CDS encoding sulfide-dependent adenosine diphosphate thiazole synthase codes for the protein MELDDITISRAIVEEFMNDFMDYMDIDVAIGGGGPAGLTAGYYLAKAGLKVALYERKLSIGGGMWGGGMMFNKIVVQEEGKRILDEFGIQSKKYQENYYVSDSVEATSTLCSKATQAGLKIFNLMSIEDVMIRGDDISGLVLNWSSVEMGGLHVDPLSIRSKAVIDATGHPCEVVKVVQNKIGPKLNTPTGKIMGEKSMWAEVGEPAIMENTREVYPNLYVAGMAANAVYGAPRMGPVFGGMLLSGEKIANMLIEKLK